A genomic segment from Brevundimonas sp. SORGH_AS_0993 encodes:
- a CDS encoding TonB-dependent receptor has protein sequence MTVFSNVQTRRLRMLAAAAPILAAVTAGPALAQSPSAPQTAVVDDVVVTAAKRGDQRAHDVPLSITAFDGAGIEKLNVTAFDDLVVQVPGANFLDNGGPGRGNEVASIRGLSPVGDNTAGVVAQYLDGSPRTGNNYRLFDIGEVSVLRGPQGTLWGAQAVGGLVSIRSNRPSLSGFSAQAEGDAYATKNDGGVSNRFAGFVNLPLGDDFAVRVAGQRIDETGYIDNVATGAEAINDVKELGWRVSALYRPSDRFDATFIYHGDDLHTDAPSYMTLGLGDLKTDNPVTYRPADQRLDLFNLIVNGDLGWATLSYTGSRFELDNVYYDAQPDAFGIPGTLGWTRETLQQHAWTHELRLSSKAGERLGWIVGLYHDALDENKLSEQTEILNPIVPGDTPTYSVGFPLFTLGGPQSTRETAVFGELTYRLNDQWDVLAGGRYFDWSVDNQQQFTYFGSVNYQQATGKIGGEDSFYKLQVNYRPTKTLLLYALRSEGFRFGGFNPFVGPVLNIPLDFIKFDPDTLVNYEIGAKGSAFDGRLLYGGSAYSAEWKDVQTVVFNATGTFAFTTNAPSLEAKGFELEASTRDLFLRGLSLGANFAFTENAFTEDARVFPGVRLLVAKGDHLRRTPRNTWALNAGYDFDLGGHDAFVRANYWHRDASSTKGFDRSDGNILVPRQDVFNASAGLAFGPTEIKVYVNNLTDERPWLQIFPATVATQADIVSSIRPRTFGVQLTRRFGQ, from the coding sequence ATGACTGTCTTTTCAAACGTCCAGACGCGGCGCCTGCGCATGCTGGCGGCGGCGGCGCCCATTCTGGCGGCCGTGACCGCCGGACCGGCCCTTGCCCAGAGCCCGTCGGCTCCGCAGACCGCCGTGGTCGACGACGTCGTCGTGACGGCGGCCAAGCGCGGCGACCAGCGGGCGCATGACGTGCCTTTGTCGATCACCGCTTTCGACGGCGCCGGGATCGAGAAGCTGAACGTCACCGCCTTCGACGATCTGGTGGTTCAGGTTCCGGGGGCCAACTTCCTCGACAACGGCGGTCCGGGTCGGGGCAACGAGGTCGCCTCCATCCGCGGCCTGTCCCCCGTGGGCGACAATACGGCCGGAGTGGTGGCTCAGTATCTGGACGGCTCCCCGCGCACTGGAAACAACTACCGCCTGTTCGACATCGGCGAGGTGTCGGTGCTGCGCGGTCCCCAGGGCACCCTGTGGGGCGCCCAGGCCGTGGGCGGTCTGGTGTCCATCCGCTCCAACAGGCCCAGCCTGTCGGGCTTCTCGGCCCAGGCGGAAGGCGACGCCTACGCCACGAAGAACGACGGAGGGGTCAGCAACCGTTTCGCCGGCTTCGTCAACCTGCCGCTCGGCGACGACTTCGCCGTCCGGGTGGCGGGCCAGCGGATCGACGAAACCGGCTATATCGACAATGTCGCCACGGGCGCCGAGGCGATCAACGACGTCAAGGAGCTGGGTTGGCGCGTCTCCGCCCTCTATCGTCCCAGCGACCGTTTCGACGCGACCTTCATCTATCACGGCGACGACCTGCACACGGACGCCCCATCCTATATGACACTGGGGCTGGGCGACCTGAAGACCGACAACCCCGTCACCTACCGTCCGGCCGACCAGCGGCTGGACCTGTTCAACCTGATCGTCAACGGCGATCTGGGCTGGGCGACCCTGTCCTACACCGGCTCGCGCTTCGAACTGGACAATGTCTATTACGACGCCCAACCGGACGCATTCGGCATACCCGGCACCCTCGGCTGGACCCGCGAGACCCTGCAGCAGCACGCCTGGACCCACGAACTGCGGCTCAGCTCAAAAGCGGGCGAACGGCTGGGGTGGATCGTCGGCCTCTATCACGACGCCCTCGACGAAAACAAACTCAGCGAACAGACGGAAATCCTCAATCCCATCGTTCCCGGCGATACGCCGACCTATTCCGTCGGCTTTCCCCTGTTCACCCTGGGCGGGCCGCAATCGACGCGCGAAACCGCCGTTTTCGGCGAACTGACCTACCGCCTCAACGACCAGTGGGACGTGCTGGCGGGTGGCCGCTATTTCGACTGGAGCGTCGATAACCAGCAACAGTTCACCTATTTCGGCTCGGTCAACTATCAGCAGGCGACGGGCAAGATCGGCGGCGAGGACTCCTTCTACAAGCTGCAGGTCAACTATCGCCCGACCAAGACCCTGCTGCTCTACGCCCTGCGTTCGGAAGGCTTCCGTTTCGGCGGGTTCAACCCCTTCGTCGGTCCGGTGCTCAACATTCCGCTGGACTTCATCAAGTTCGATCCCGACACCCTGGTGAACTATGAGATCGGGGCCAAGGGCTCGGCCTTCGATGGACGGCTGCTGTACGGCGGCTCGGCCTATTCCGCCGAGTGGAAAGACGTCCAGACGGTGGTGTTCAACGCGACCGGGACTTTCGCCTTCACCACCAATGCGCCGAGCCTGGAGGCCAAGGGCTTCGAATTGGAGGCGTCGACGCGCGATCTCTTCCTGCGCGGCCTGTCGCTGGGCGCGAACTTCGCCTTCACCGAAAATGCGTTCACCGAAGACGCCCGCGTCTTCCCCGGCGTGCGCCTGCTGGTGGCCAAGGGCGATCATTTGCGCAGGACGCCGCGCAACACCTGGGCGCTGAACGCGGGATACGACTTCGACCTGGGCGGTCACGACGCCTTCGTTCGGGCCAACTACTGGCACCGCGACGCCAGCTCGACCAAGGGCTTCGATCGCAGCGACGGCAATATCCTGGTCCCGCGTCAGGACGTCTTCAACGCCTCCGCCGGCCTGGCCTTCGGCCCGACCGAGATCAAGGTCTATGTCAACAACCTGACCGACGAACGCCCCTGGCTGCAGATCTTCCCGGCTACGGTGGCGACCCAGGCCGACATCGTCTCAAGCATCCGTCCGCGCACCTTCGGCGTGCAACTGACCCGGCGCTTCGGCCAGTGA
- a CDS encoding DUF4880 domain-containing protein, whose amino-acid sequence MKDRRHITGLTPAMEAATEWFVRLHASPEDEAARPAFETWRAADPSHAAAYARIQRLWGASAHLPALVETGAQPDRRAILAGLAGVGGGALLLAGAGRLALGPHPFSDYRTGAGETATIDLKDGVQVTLSTASALDVERGADRHRLRLLEGEAWVQTGAGRPGPLVVAAHGGAIHVGAEAAFGLRVLKGAAGLGVASGSVDLDAGGRRRRLTAGQAADFSRRGFGAATPFDPSEFAWREGQLVFLNRPLKAVLATLDRWNGTRTWIRDEDLARQPVTLLGRTAEAGQAVERLAQAAAFTVERLGALIVVRPI is encoded by the coding sequence TTGAAAGACCGTCGCCACATCACCGGACTGACGCCCGCCATGGAGGCGGCGACCGAATGGTTCGTGCGCCTGCACGCCTCGCCCGAGGACGAAGCGGCGCGCCCGGCGTTCGAAACCTGGCGGGCGGCCGATCCGTCCCACGCCGCCGCCTATGCGCGAATCCAGCGCCTGTGGGGCGCGTCGGCCCATCTGCCGGCGCTCGTCGAGACCGGCGCGCAGCCCGACCGCCGGGCCATTCTGGCGGGCCTGGCGGGTGTAGGCGGGGGCGCGCTGCTGCTGGCGGGGGCGGGACGGCTGGCGCTGGGACCGCATCCCTTTTCGGACTACAGGACCGGAGCGGGCGAGACGGCGACGATAGACCTCAAGGACGGGGTTCAGGTCACGCTCTCGACCGCCAGCGCCCTGGACGTGGAGCGCGGGGCGGATCGCCATCGACTGCGGCTGCTGGAGGGCGAGGCCTGGGTTCAGACGGGGGCGGGGCGGCCGGGGCCGCTGGTGGTCGCGGCGCACGGCGGCGCCATCCATGTCGGGGCCGAGGCCGCCTTCGGTCTGCGCGTCCTGAAAGGCGCGGCGGGACTGGGGGTCGCGTCCGGATCGGTCGATCTGGACGCCGGCGGCCGCCGTCGGCGACTGACGGCCGGACAGGCGGCGGACTTCAGCCGGCGAGGGTTCGGGGCCGCAACGCCCTTCGATCCCTCGGAATTCGCCTGGCGCGAGGGACAACTGGTCTTTTTGAACCGGCCGCTGAAGGCCGTGCTGGCGACGCTCGACCGCTGGAACGGCACCAGGACCTGGATCCGCGACGAAGATCTGGCGCGCCAGCCGGTCACGCTGCTCGGCCGCACAGCCGAGGCGGGGCAGGCCGTGGAACGTCTGGCGCAGGCGGCGGCCTTCACGGTCGAACGACTGGGCGCGCTGATTGTCGTTCGGCCGATTTAA
- a CDS encoding glutathione S-transferase family protein, giving the protein MKVYTSPTCGWAVRVYAVLIEKQAPFRLIDVKAGDDDALVAWRADSPYARTPAIRHRQTPVWESWAIAAYLDRVFPEPRLGAADAEEQALADLWMWHCDREVFPLVIALARATPDDRAARRSTLEAALLQLEHPAFAADRIAPFWNGRRLGLVDIGYQVLFDTLGRAPDWSGDAIAVPAWFQTWAEAVGAHPSIAAARTLAFDLKQAAA; this is encoded by the coding sequence GTGAAGGTCTATACCTCCCCGACCTGCGGCTGGGCCGTCAGGGTTTATGCGGTGCTGATCGAGAAACAGGCGCCGTTCAGACTGATCGACGTCAAGGCCGGCGACGACGACGCCCTCGTCGCCTGGCGCGCCGACAGCCCCTACGCCCGAACGCCGGCGATCCGCCACCGACAAACCCCTGTCTGGGAGTCCTGGGCCATCGCCGCATACCTGGACCGGGTCTTCCCCGAGCCCCGGCTCGGGGCGGCGGACGCGGAGGAACAGGCCCTTGCGGACCTGTGGATGTGGCATTGCGACCGCGAGGTCTTTCCTCTCGTGATCGCCCTGGCCCGCGCGACCCCGGACGACAGGGCGGCGCGACGTTCGACCCTGGAGGCGGCCCTGCTTCAGCTGGAGCATCCCGCCTTCGCCGCAGACCGCATCGCCCCCTTCTGGAACGGCCGGCGGCTGGGTCTGGTCGATATCGGCTATCAGGTGCTTTTCGACACCCTGGGCCGCGCGCCGGACTGGTCGGGCGACGCCATCGCCGTTCCGGCCTGGTTCCAGACCTGGGCCGAGGCGGTGGGCGCTCATCCGTCCATCGCCGCAGCCCGTACCCTGGCCTTCGATCTGAAACAGGCCGCGGCCTGA
- a CDS encoding TetR/AcrR family transcriptional regulator, translated as MRRRQEDRRAATRTALLEATLRCLGEKGYAGASIGEVVKMSGLSRGAVDHHFNNKLDLVAEAVAYFYEQRFERLERRLITEGGESLNLSERLRIFREDVDAWAPVGFEIMVATRTDPDLETAYEARINGRRAEMVAAWERMFPEFAALASPERMIGVVGAFLRGLSLESRGRPTARADALFELFVAMVETAVEQKISSVIDSNS; from the coding sequence ATGAGACGCCGACAGGAAGACCGCCGCGCCGCGACGCGCACGGCGCTGCTGGAAGCGACGCTCCGCTGCCTGGGCGAGAAGGGCTACGCGGGCGCTTCCATCGGCGAGGTGGTGAAGATGTCCGGCCTATCCCGCGGGGCGGTCGATCATCATTTCAATAACAAGTTGGACCTGGTGGCCGAGGCGGTCGCCTATTTCTACGAGCAGCGCTTCGAGCGCCTCGAACGCCGCCTGATCACCGAGGGGGGCGAAAGTCTGAACTTGTCGGAACGCCTGCGCATCTTCCGCGAGGATGTGGACGCCTGGGCGCCGGTGGGTTTCGAAATCATGGTCGCCACCCGCACCGATCCCGACCTGGAAACCGCCTATGAGGCGCGCATCAACGGACGGCGCGCCGAAATGGTCGCCGCCTGGGAGAGAATGTTCCCGGAATTCGCGGCCCTGGCTTCACCGGAACGCATGATCGGCGTGGTCGGCGCCTTCCTCAGGGGGTTGTCGCTGGAGTCTCGGGGGCGCCCCACGGCCCGGGCCGACGCCCTGTTCGAACTGTTCGTCGCCATGGTGGAAACCGCAGTCGAGCAGAAAATCTCCTCTGTCATCGATTCTAATTCGTGA
- a CDS encoding RNA polymerase sigma factor, which yields MSVLSLGRLHVRRDVEAVDRQLRRMARGRLRNLQDAEDVVQDSWLRAAVAAEAADPPPIRNLQAYLFRIARNLIVDHRRRAAARPIVEVEEVVLLQAADPAPTPEAAVITRDELNRMNRIMAAMPAKPREVFRLARVEGLSYADIGRRLGLSRQTVHQHMARALLALQLATRADFDAET from the coding sequence ATGTCCGTCTTGTCTCTTGGTCGCCTGCACGTTCGCCGAGATGTTGAAGCTGTCGATCGGCAGCTGCGCCGGATGGCGCGTGGGCGGTTGCGGAACCTTCAGGACGCCGAGGACGTGGTTCAGGACAGTTGGCTGCGGGCGGCCGTGGCGGCGGAGGCGGCGGACCCGCCGCCGATCCGCAATCTTCAGGCCTATCTGTTCCGCATCGCTCGAAACCTGATCGTCGATCATCGCCGCCGTGCGGCGGCGCGTCCGATCGTCGAGGTCGAAGAGGTCGTGCTGCTTCAGGCGGCCGACCCGGCGCCGACGCCCGAGGCGGCCGTCATCACGCGCGACGAGTTGAATCGCATGAACCGCATCATGGCCGCCATGCCGGCCAAGCCCCGCGAGGTGTTTCGCCTCGCGCGGGTCGAGGGACTGAGTTACGCCGACATCGGCCGCCGACTGGGGTTGTCGCGGCAAACGGTGCATCAGCACATGGCCCGCGCCCTGCTGGCGCTGCAACTGGCGACGCGCGCCGATTTCGACGCCGAAACCTGA